The genomic region CGGCCTTCttaactcaatttctgatatttggaatttatttatttacaaatgtaggaattgaatttttttatttcgcGTGTAACGCAGACAAAAACCACGGTTCCTTTTTATGCATCATTGACTCGATTCGGCAGCTACTTTGAATCACAGCCCAATTAAACATATCTCCAGCTAAAAGAAGATATGGATGTGCACACAGTTTTGCTAAGCTCTGTTCAGAGATAAAAAGCCTTTTCTCTTTAAACTTCGATTGGTGTGTACCCTTTATTCCGCCTCGCTCGTCAGTATTTTCCAGATAGAAACGTGTCTACCAGGCAGTTCTATATCGTCTCAATTTTATATTGTTTTTCGAATGCGAAAGTACTACAGTCCTTATTCAGCGAAAAAAAATTACGTGACACGTAGACCCTCGGTGTGTGGCAGAGTGAAACTCTCGCATGTGAGCACCGAAACGCGTTTTATTGACCTTGGCTAAAAAAAATATCGAGCTCCTGATCGATCCGGTCTCGTGCGAGGAGTCAGAGCGGGGCCTCAGAAAGGCTCTGTGCACCCTTGTTGAGGTGTGTGTATCTCCTACGAGGAGATGCAGCGGTCGATGGTATCTTCAATCATTTGGCTGGAAGCGCTGTCCACTGTTGTATGATCTACTACTGTGgaattagagagaagagagagaaaatagttctagaactaaaaaaaatttataaaattcgtTTGGTTGGCGTCTAGGAGAGAAATAGCTGAAGTTTTACCCTATTTTTCGTGTACATAAGATGGAGGATACAAATAATTTATTTGAGTACCATAGAGCATTTTATAGGTAGTCCGCGAGTGGATAAATTGGAGTTTGCTCGTTGACGATGTCCAAGAAACAGATGTGAAGTGGTaactaggacaaatgtaaggagattTGACGCTTTAGATTATTTTTCAGGAACAACACGAAGGTTGTagttatataaatgtaaattagtaGTCTTCGAGGTGCCGATACTCGGGGGCTGATCTATTTTTGACATGTTCACTAAATCGGGGTTGCGTTGGTTTTGTCAATGAAGTGTTTTTTTTGAATAAATGCTTAGGTGCTGACTTTCACCTGAGCATTTTCTTCGGTCTGCTTGACAAGAGACACAATCATGTGGCGAAGTTTTTCATGAAAGCTCGAGAGCGCAGCGCGTTCGCTCTCCCTTTGAGATTGTTTTTGCATCAACAAAGAGTTTATATGGGCTACTTGGCGAGTCAAAGTCAAAAGGTAGCCTTCTGCTTCGATGATTGAGTTGGATATATTCGTGATTTTGCTTCTTGTGAATTCGACTTGCATTTCAATGGCAATAGCATTTTGTTTTAGATTATAATTCTTTTGATCTATTTGATCAAGTTTTTGAATCTTAAAGGCGTTTGTTGTCGATTGTTGACGTATTTCTTGCATAAGAGCGTCTTTTTCATGAGTTAAACTGTTGATTTTGGCGTCATGTTTCTGCGCTTCCAGAGCGTCTGCTTCGAAGTTGCTCTTCTGATAATTGAGATCGAATGGTTTAGCATGCCGGGAAGAGTACAGGTTTACATTAGGCATAACCAGGGTGTTAGCCAGTTGCTGAGGTAATTGAGTCGGTAATTTGTACCCTCTTCGCCAAAGATTGACTAAATgcaaaaaaacaatgaaaaattctctatTGGAGAATTGAACATCACGGTTGACGCTAGCTATGGCCCACACGCTGGCGAAAATGGAATCAGGtagacctagacgactggaaaataccCGGACTGCCTCCTTGGGTACGAGTCCCATGTTTCTTTCATCTAGACGTTTGAAATACCAGTCGTAGATGATGAGTTGTTCTGGCGTGATTGTGTAGCTATCTGCATTGGGCAACGTGTCTAAAGGCTGGAGATTGCGAGAAGGGCCTTCATCTATCTGTTGTCTTGAAGGCGGCACATGGGCGGCCGTTGTCAGCAAGGTGTTATCAGAGGAATGTACGTGCTTTTTCGGATCGGTAgtatgtgcaaaaatcaaattttctgaCGCATCTTTGCCCGCATTCTCATGCGCAGAATGATCGACTGCTGTAGGAACAGATGACGATAGTTTTTCTGGAAAATTTTGCCCTGAAGCAGGCTGTGGTTGGCTGAATCCAGCGAACGAAGAAGGGTCGTTGAACCCAGATATATTATTCATTTGAGGTGATATATTGACGTTACCCAACTGCTTTGCGACGTCGTTGACATTTTCGCTTGCACCACTTATTCTGTTTGTCGTTCCGGTCGCATTTGTATCCGGACCAGAAGAGATTGGTGGCACATCTTGAAGAAGGGTGTTCCTTGAAGAATCACCCTCAGCAAACTCAGTGGAGTTGCTCAGGGGTAAAGTACCTATAAAACTAGAACCATTATTCGTATTAATTGATTCTAGTAAtggtgcgggcagttggtcgggaATTTCTTTTCCAGACAGCTTTGCAAGCACCAGTGCCATGGTGACTTGAAATTTGCAAAAATCTAACTTCTGATCCTTCGAAATGTGAGCTATAGACCATATCTTAGTAATCTCTGCATTAGTAAGTCCTGACAAAGAGAAGAAATATTTGGCAGTATTCGAGTCAATGAATCCCGAATTTTGAACATCAATAGACTTAAAATACTGCCTACTCTTCTGTTTTACCTCTTCGGTAATCGTCCATGTGTTGTCAACAGGTATAAACGAGCCCGGGGTCTTCTGAAAGCTCATCTGATGAACTCGGAAAAGTGCTGTTTCTCAGACGAAGGACAGTCAAACATGCACTAAAAAAATCTAACCGAGTGTATCACACTGAGTTTTTTTCTGAGCACTTCAATGCCTAAAACTTACAGCAGGAATATAAAGCAAGTAATGATAAATAGCTAATATAATtttaagaaaacacaaaatttaatgacTGTCTGATTAGTGGTTCTGAGAGCCTGCCGAAATGTAGAAATTGCAATACAAGAAACAGACAAAGTCAGCCGTTCGAGTGAATATAGATGAGTTCGTATAGGTCGACGGCTTAGAATTGCACAACAATTTTGTACCCGTCTTCGAAGCAAATGAGAATATAGTTGGCGTGTGTGAAAACAGTCATTATGGACGGCCCCTTTTGACTTTATTTCAGCTTTATATTATACAGATCGAACAATGTTTTTTTACAAACCGCAACCGTGTCACCAGCTCAGACATCGCTTCTCGTACAAAAAAAGTGCATGTCTCTTAAATCAAAACCCATATCAACAGAGTTTTAATAAGATCAATGCGTCCAAGTTGCATAAGCTGTCATGGGTAGAATCTGCGTTCTTGTTATTTGAAaattaacttccatttttttcgAGCTGCAATCCATATTATTCAAATTAGACATTTGCTCTGTCACCCTTCAGGTAACCTCCCGTCACGAAGATATGAGGGGAAAAGGTTGTCGATGCGTCTACACCCAAATGCAAAGTTAGATTCAGAAGCTGGCACGAAAAAAAATATCCCAAATCGGTCAGACGCAATCAGTAAAAAACATCTCAATCATAGTCACTATCAGAGTGAGCTGAGTTGTTATCATcatatttttttatgttataattcTGAGAAAAGGACATACATTGCAcgaggtaatttttttttcttaaccggTCTACGACACCTTTATCGGGTAGGAGAATGACACGAAAAGGGGGGTGTCATTTGCTTGCGCATAGCAGTCTCTGACGAAAAGTTCTTGGCATAGATCCtaactgaaataagaaaatatGCCAGACTAAATAGCAAAAACCCGTTTTGTCTACAAATTTTCACAAAAAAGCGCGGATGTCAACTTTTACCAATATTAAATCTCATTGCGCAATTGTCCAGAACTTAAAAGTTTTACTTACAATTTCATGACAGTTTTTTTACTCAAGAGCGCATTGGTTGAGACTGATATAATCTCTTAATCTCTCTATGCACAAAAAACAATACGCCTGTCTCTTCGAGTATTTAGAACGGCGTACAGATACCTTATTTGTTGAACATGGATGAAGAAATACAGGGATACGATGAAGACCTTGGCcgctgtatttctcagttgaaagaAAATTTAGAAAGAGCTGAAAAAACAGCACCAGAGAAACGTAACAATGTAAATGACAATTGTTCCCCTTGAATTTTACGACAGTATTTTCCACGGTCTTTGCCTAACCTTGCTTTTAGATTATCAGAGCCCTCGAAAGAACTTTAGAAGATAGCAGAGTAACTTATGGAGCCTTGAATGTCGCAATTCGAGAATTGGATAAAACAAAACAGAGCACATGGCTCCAAGTACGTGGTGACAGCTGGTTGTAGTGCATTCTGCATTCCCATAGGTTAGGCTTCATTTAGAGTCTCTCTGTACAAAACCATCTTCattcacaaaattatttttggtgttcTAGGCCAGCCACAACCACAAAAAGGCGCTTGATGACATCACTGTGCGAGTCAAGAAGCTGAGAAATGAGCAAGAGCGTCGGGATAATAGTCTGAGTATGTCGTTTGATCCCCATGCGCGCTTGCCTTTGTCTGTAGCAAAAAGAATAACCTATCGTTCACAGAGGAGACCGACCGTACTGCGGAAGAGATACTTGTCGAAGCGGCCAGCATTCAAAAAGAATCTCTCCAGAGTGTCGAGCGGTCTAAAGGAATATTAAAAGAGACCATACAAACCGGCACTGCAACTGCAACGCAGCTAGCAGAGGACAGGGAGAAGCTAGAGGCAGCCGGGGAGGATATACAAGAGATCAGAAGTGATTTGGACATGGCACAAGCACAAATGCGGGCGTTAATAAGAAAGTTCGCTATGGATAAATGCACGCGGTATGTATAAAATTTTGACACATCCTCTCTACAGATGTACCTGTGTGGTATATGTGACACACCTACCTACGAAAAAAAACCCTCATACTAATATTGGCTGTTCACTATTAAAGGGCTTTATGCGTCATTTTACTATTAGCTATTCTGGCAATTTTGATAGTCTATATCGTCAAGTCAAAAAGTTAGGGCCGGCCGCGCATACTTCTTTTTGCTATcacaaaaaataaacattattcatGCTTTGCAAACGGTTTAACAAAGCTGGCGAAAAAAGCTTAGCTTATCGGCGCGTTCTATTCtatagttaattttatttatttagataatttttgGATGCTTTGCCAAATCTAAATTTCACATTCTCTAGAACACATTCACATCTTGCTCTAATGTGACTTATCTAATCATGGATGATGAGATTGTTACTGGAGAGCTTTTATCAATGTTCCCATCAAGGCTTATGTTAGATCATTCCCCAGATGAACTGTCTACCAGATCACCTTCTGCCTCGAGTAAAGAATATTTGTTATCCCACTCCCTTGAGGAACAGCTGAACATTTTTGTGCACTGCCACCCTATTTTGCCAGTTAAAGCAGAGCAGGTGGTATTTAGCCCTCCTCGCATTGGAATTGATAATTCACAATCAGCCTCGTGCACCGAAAAACTTAACGAGGACATGGATTTCTTTGACCCTACTCAAATCGAGGACCACAATGTATATACACTTTGGGAGAATGGCTCATTCATATCTACTCAGTAAGTGTGTGTATTGTTTCTTTGTCACCTGATATTTGTATACGTTGCTGTATGTTTTCTCTGTTCGAGACTCTTTAACCTTTGCTTATACTAGGTCATCTGGTAGCGATCCACTAATGGGTGAAATCGTTCATATGGTGGAAAGAATGGAGTTAGACGAGAAAAAAGAAGACTCTAATCATATGCCATATATTACCTGAAGAGGCTGCCAAGAACCTAGGGTTTATTGAATTTGTACATGGAAGCTCTTAGCTCCCTTATTTGCCTCTCACTATCCGAGGACATGTATTCCGCATACTTGAAAACGATATGGTACGCAAGATTACCTAAGAAAAACCATATTAGTTCTGGATTGAATTTAAAACCCACAAATAAGATCCACGTCATAGTAAAAAATATTGTGCCAATGTATGGGATTAGGTTCACTTTGCGTTTTTTTTGGAAGTCCTTAGAAATGATATAGACGGCTGTGGTCGGGGGGCAGGGTCAGTACTGTGGTGCGAGGGAGGGGGCCGGTTCTGGACGTGTAAATTCTGTACTTACGAGCATA from Schistocerca gregaria isolate iqSchGreg1 unplaced genomic scaffold, iqSchGreg1.2 ptg000728l, whole genome shotgun sequence harbors:
- the LOC126320564 gene encoding epidermal growth factor receptor substrate 15 homolog; this translates as MSFQKTPGSFIPVDNTWTITEEVKQKSRQYFKSIDVQNSGFIDSNTAKYFFSLSGLTNAEITKIWSIAHISKDQKLDFCKFQVTMALVLAKLSGKEIPDQLPAPLLESINTNNGSSFIGTLPLSNSTEFAEGDSSRNTLLQDVPPISSGPDTNATGTTNRISGASENVNDVAKQLGNVNISPQMNNISGFNDPSSFAGFSQPQPASGQNFPEKLSSSVPTAVDHSAHENAGKDASENLIFAHTTDPKKHVHSSDNTLLTTAAHVPPSRQQIDEGPSRNLQPLDTLPNADSYTITPEQLIIYDWYFKRLDERNMGLVPKEAVRVFSSRLGLPDSIFASVWAIASVNRDVQFSNREFFIVFLHLVNLWRRGYKLPTQLPQQLANTLVMPNVNLYSSRHAKPFDLNYQKSNFEADALEAQKHDAKINSLTHEKDALMQEIRQQSTTNAFKIQKLDQIDQKNYNLKQNAIAIEMQVEFTRSKITNISNSIIEAEGYLLTLTRQVAHINSLLMQKQSQRESERAALSSFHEKLRHMIVSLVKQTEENAQVKVST
- the LOC126320580 gene encoding uncharacterized protein LOC126320580, translated to MDEEIQGYDEDLGRCISQLKENLERAEKTAPEKRNNIIRALERTLEDSRVTYGALNVAIRELDKTKQSTWLQASHNHKKALDDITVRVKKLRNEQERRDNSLKETDRTAEEILVEAASIQKESLQSVERSKGILKETIQTGTATATQLAEDREKLEAAGEDIQEIRSDLDMAQAQMRALIRKFAMDKCTRALCVILLLAILAILIVYIVKSKS
- the LOC126320578 gene encoding uncharacterized protein LOC126320578; the encoded protein is MDDEIVTGELLSMFPSRLMLDHSPDELSTRSPSASSKEYLLSHSLEEQLNIFVHCHPILPVKAEQVVFSPPRIGIDNSQSASCTEKLNEDMDFFDPTQIEDHNVYTLWENGSFISTQSSGSDPLMGEIVHMVERMELDEKKEDSNHMPYIT